The window AATGAGTTCATTGGGTAATTCTGAATGTTGATATATTGCAGAAGGATCAGCAACATCGATTTTATATCCGAAATGACTTTGATCTTCAAACACACGAAAACTCATATTGTTCTGATCACCAAGTGTGCTTTGCCATAATTGAATGTCTTTGGGAAAGCTCTGTGCGTCCGCTTTGCTGTTGATGACAAGACACGAAAACTCGGCGTTTTTTAGCGTTTTCAGTATATCTAACTCATTATAACTTACCCAGTAATAGTCGCTCGCTCCATAGTAATATAAACCTTTTGCACTATCTTTTGTCGCTGACTTGGCTTCGCTTTCGTACTGACGGTAAGCAGCTTCATTTGCCTTATCGGCTGATATATACTGATCTGCAGCTATTTCCGCAAGGTGCCGTAGCGACGAATTCCAAAGAATAAGCCCTTTAACCCCACACGTTTTTGACAATTCAACCGATATCTGCCCGCCGAGACTATGGCCGAGCAAATAAACTTCCAGCGTTTTTTGTTGAGATTTCAACCAATTATAAGCACAAGTGTAATCGTCATAATACTCTTCCTTCAATCCGCTTTGTTGAGTGAATCTGTCAGCATATCTGTGTGTGCGTTTCTCGATGCGTAAAGAATTAACGCCTTTAGCGGCTAAAGCTATCGCCATATCACGGAAGGGTTCAAGCGAACCGATTGTCTCATTTACATCCGACGGACCGGAGCCCGGAACGAGCAACACAGCGGGTGATCGATCGTTTTTTGAAAAAGTATAAACCGCACTCAAAGCATATTCGCCGCTTTGCAAAATGAAGCTTCTTTCCGTAACGCCGTTTTCATATCTCTTTTCATAAGTATCACTTTGTTCATCCGGTAAAGAAGCAGAGATTGAAATCTCATTTTGATTGCCGGCCATAGAACATGATGTCAAAAGCAAGATCAGAGCGAAACTAACCACAATGACTCTTTTCATAACTACCTCACATTTCATAATAATTGAACCAAAGGCCCGATATCTTCCCGCCGTGGAAAACGTATTTTATAACTAAACCGAGTTTTTCGTATTTGACATATTGAAGTATCACATTCCGATCGTTTGGATCTAATTCGTTTTTTTCGAGACCGACAAAATTTCCAAGAGGTTTTAACGTATCTTTTCTGATTATTTGATAAACCTCTTTCGGCATATATGACTTGATTTTTTCGTTGAGATAATCATAGAGAATGTCCGTGTCATTGTTTATAATTGCTTCGGTACAGACTATAACCGCTTTTTGACGCTTTTCATCAAGCAGAACAATTCGCCCTTCTGTTTTATCGAATATATTTCCGCCGCTTTCAATAACAGACAGTGCTTCATTCAACAGCTTCAACGTTCTGATTTTTTCGGCTATAAGAGCGTGTATTTTTGCTTGATTTATTTCAATAGCTGAACGTAGATCTCCGCTATCGTTTTGCAAGTCGCGTATATCTTTCAGTGTCAGACCA is drawn from Clostridia bacterium and contains these coding sequences:
- a CDS encoding MerR family transcriptional regulator → MSGELFDINTVCRMLGITSRTLRFYEEKHIISSTKVFGTQRRHYTSAQIDNIRNVLVLRSLGLTLKDIRDLQNDSGDLRSAIEINQAKIHALIAEKIRTLKLLNEALSVIESGGNIFDKTEGRIVLLDEKRQKAVIVCTEAIINNDTDILYDYLNEKIKSYMPKEVYQIIRKDTLKPLGNFVGLEKNELDPNDRNVILQYVKYEKLGLVIKYVFHGGKISGLWFNYYEM